In Aspergillus oryzae RIB40 DNA, chromosome 6, one genomic interval encodes:
- a CDS encoding ankyrin repeat domain-containing protein (predicted protein), with protein MSECKLVKLVLHFSVAAYRGHQEVVKQLLTTDGVDPFTKNFKGETPLSLAAGNGHEDMVRLLLKVEGSDPDTKDFLGETPLCWAAGNGHETVVKLLLVTGVDPESKDSDGRTPFVVSGRKFTRPVILVPLIFTLSNILHLDSSQLQWQSRSEPLL; from the coding sequence ATGAGTGAGTGTAAATTGGTGAAGCTGGTTTTGCACTTCTCTGTAGCAGCATACAGAGGGCATCAAGAGGTAGTCAAGCAGCTGCTTACGACCGACGGCGTGGACCCATTCACTAAGAATTTCAAGGGGGAGACACCGCTATCACTTGCAGCAGGAAACGGGCATGAGGATATGGTCAGGCTGCTACTCAAAGTGGAGGGTTCTGACCCAGATACTAAGGATTTCCTGGGGGAGACTCCACTATGCTGGGCGGCAGGTAACGGACATGAGACAGTGGTCAAGCTATTACTCGTCACTGGGGTGGACCCAGAATCTAAGGATTCCGACGGACGAACACCCTTTGTCGTTAGCGGCAGGAAATTTACGAGACCCGTAATTTTAGTGCCCCTTATATTTACATTGTCAAATATCTTACACTTGGATAGCAGTCAGCTGCAGTGGCAATCTAGAAGTGAGCCATTGCTCTAA
- a CDS encoding uncharacterized protein (predicted protein), giving the protein MNRPQQRDPGSTDSYTVAWICALEEEYFCACRMLDEEFTGPEISEDYDDNTYVYGRIEKHYVPVGMAPIQLPVLPEIWFERSPIYGDVVVVGSRGRVSSTRRLRNFWELFRRCADYSVILGSQTDSQNISSVLMIWKIINDQPLTSFMPSNLRQWIEKLATKWSAQSAAATVYSMFTTEISRQEILCSRMLSCETNLQTTQS; this is encoded by the exons ATGAATCGACCTCAGCAACGAGACCCGGGTTCAACGGACTCCTACACGGTAGCATGGATCTGCGccctggaagaagaatattTCTGTGCATGCCGtatgcttgatgaagagTTCACCGGGCCGGAGATCAGTGAAGATTACGATGATAACACGTACGTCTACGGTCGTATTGAGAAGCATTACGTG CCGGTCGGTATGGCACCAATTCAGCTGCCTGTGTTGCCCGAGATATGGTTCGAACGTTCCCCCATCTACG GGGATGTAGTC GTGGTCGGTTCCAGAGGACGGGTCAGCTCAACGCGCCGCCTGAGAAACTTCTGGGAGTTATTCCGGAGATGCGCCGACTATTCAGTGATATTAGGAAGCCAGACAGACTCGCAGAACATCTCCAGCGtcttgatgatatggaagatTATAAACGACCAGCCGTTGACCAGCTTTATGCCATCGAATCTCCGCCAGTGGATAGAAAAGCTTGCGACGAAG TGGTCCGCCCAGAGCGCCGCAGCCACCGTGTATTCCATGTTCACTACGGAAATATCGCGTCAGGAAATACTGTGCTCAAGGATGCTATCGTGCGAGACAAATTTGCAAACGACCCAGAGCTGA
- a CDS encoding WD40 repeat domain-containing protein (predicted NTPase (NACHT family)) produces MSLLGLTSEILGILDTLQTGISSVAFSPNGQLLVSGSTDRTVRLWDTETGALQQILKGHSGRVLSVVFSPDGRLLSSGSEDNIICLWEVVKGALQRTLTGHSSGIRSVVFSPNGRLLASGSEDRTVRLWDTVTGKLQKTFNGHLNAIQSVIFSPNSYLVVSGSTDKTIRLWDTETGALQQTLVQSGAIRSVAFSPHDQLVASGSRDSIVRFWDLATGAPQQTFNGHSDRIHLVAFSPDGRLLATGSHDQTVRLWNIATGALLQTLNVNGLVQYLEFAPDGSYIWTNLGSLDVQFGWENHAPNLTNVDLDILERQWIQLNGSNIYYL; encoded by the exons ATGAGCCTACTGGGCCTTACGTCGGAAATACTTGGTATTCTTGATACCCTCCAAACAGGCATATCG TCAGTGGCCTTCTCGCCAAATGGCCAGTTACTAGTATCCGGATCTACAGATAGAACGGTCCGTCTCTGGGATACAGAGACGGGTGCCCTCCAGCAGATACTCAAGGGTCATTCGGGTAGGGTTTTGTCTGTCGTCTTCTCGCCCGATGGCCGGTTGCTATCATCCGGCTCCGAAGACAACATAATTTGCCTCTGGGAGGTAGTGAAGGGTGCCCTCCAGCGAACTCTTACGGGCCACTCAAGTGGGATCCGGTCAGTAGTCTTCTCGCCTAACGGCCGGCTGCTAGCATCCGGCTCCGAAGATAGGACAGTTCGTCTCTGGGATACGGTAACGGGCAAACTCCAGAAAACTTTCAACGGCCATTTAAATGCTATACAGTCAGTAATCTTCTCGCCCAATAGCTATTTGGTGGTATCTGGATCTACCGATAAAACGATACGCCTCTGGGACACAGAGACGGGTGCACTCCAGCAAACCCTTGTTCAGTCAGGCGCGATCCGGTCGGTAGCCTTCTCGCCCCACGACCAGCTGGTCGCGTCCGGCTCCAGGGATAGTATAGTGCGTTTTTGGGACCTAGCGACAGGAGCACCGCAGCAAACTTTTAACGGTCATTCGGATCGAATTCATTTGGTGGCCTTCTCTCCCGACGGCCGGCTGCTGGCGACTGGCTCACATGATCAGACAGTGCGCCTCTGGAACATAGCGACGGGAGCGCTGCTACAGACTTTAAATGTCAACGGACTTGTCCAATACCTTGAATTTGCCCCGGATGGTTCATATATATGGACAAATTTAGGCTCCCTTGATGTTCAATTCGGGTGGGAAAATCATGCACCTAATTTGACCAATGTGGATTTGGATATCTTGGAAAGGCAGTGGATACAGCTGAATGGAAGTAAT atttattatttatag
- a CDS encoding uncharacterized protein (predicted protein) has protein sequence MTPRLAHFQLVMIRDMIDSRSLTTSQMADAAGCSKCSIITISSNRADLRDHYLHQLSDFDFRSYHLVFIDEPGCDKRAGFRRTRWSPRGVAPVQVSRFQRGQRHQILQVYCQDDILMSLTDASIFEVFIEQLLHHCGGWPGPKSVLIMDNASFHHTERIGELCSNAGVKLLYLPPPYLPDLNPIEESFAELKAFVPHNPPPH, from the exons ATGACGCCTCGACTCGCCCACTTCCAGCTTGTGATGATCCGCGACATGATTGACAGCAGATCGCTGACTACCTCTCAGATGGCCGACGCGGCTGGCTGCAGCAAATGTTCGATCATAACCATTAGTAGCAACCGTGCAGATTTGAGAGATCATTATCTGCATCAGCTATCAGATTTCGATTTCCGCTCGTATCACCTGGTCTTCATAGACGAACCAGGCTGTGATAAACGGGCTGGCTTCAGGAGGACCCGCTGGTCCCCGCGCGGAGTGGCACCTGTCCAGGTTTCCCGTTTCCAGCGCGGACAGCGGCATCAGATTCTCCAAGTATATTGCCAAGATGATATCTTGATGTC ATTGACAGACGCGAGTATATTTGAAGTCTTTATTgagcagctcctccatcatTGTGGTGGATGGCCGGGGCCAAAATCCGTTCTTATCATGGACAACGCGTCTTTTCACCACACTGAACGAATAGGAGAGCTATGTTCAAATGCCGGTGTCAAGCTGCTGTACTTACCACCACCATACTTACCTGATTTAAACCCGATCGAAGAGTCCTTTGCGGAGCTCAAAGCATTTGTACCCCacaatccaccaccacattAA